In Zingiber officinale cultivar Zhangliang chromosome 9B, Zo_v1.1, whole genome shotgun sequence, the genomic window CAAGTTTAAACTGGGATCGAACAAGAGAAAATGTACTCTTACGTACATGGGTTAGCATCTCCAAATACATCTTGCCTACATAGGCTAGCATGTCCATTGGTTGGTTCCAATTATGAGCATCTCAACAAACAATTAAAATCTAGAAGCAATGCTACATAGAAATAATGCCCAGGTCAACTACTAAATGATTACATAAAATCACAATAGTATATTTATTTGGTTAAATAAGACTTACAGCATAATTCCAAATTAGAGGGTTTATGGCATTTGGAGACTTTAACACAACAAGCCTGTTGTCTTTTTCTGAAGGACAAGGATTAACTGCATTGCCAACATCTAATTTATTTGCCTTATCTGAAACAGAAGAAAACGAGGATATCAATTCCAAAGAAGCAAAAGTGTTATTGCAAGCCATTTATTTTGGTTTCTCGTTAAATTGTGCTTAGAGTTTGGTAGCAATGCCTTGAACAAAGGACCATATCATTACATACAAGCAAGCCATGCCCAACCGGAACCAAATTGTGTTACTGCAGCTTGTTTGAAATTTTCCAACATCGTATTGAATGAACCAAAGTCTCTCTCAATCAGCTCCATGAGTTTTCCAGATGGATGTCCTCCGCCATTTGGTTTGATGGATTGCCAGAAAAAATCATGATTCCAAACCTAGCAGGCAAGAACAATGTAAAAATGCTTAAGAGGTAATTTGCAATTCCAAGAAGAATCATGATGAACTCCAGATAAATGTGTTGGATTTTGTTTGACTTCTCATACAACAAGGAATAAAAATGTGGATAACAAAGAGATTCAAAGCATAGTCAGTGGTGCCATGACTCTTGTTTCTATTTCATAAAAAGGCTATGAACCTGTAGCCAAACAATTTAAGCCATACAGGAATGAAGTTTAAGGTTCCCACAACTACTCATATACCTGTTTTCAGATGCGTGGAAAAAAGAATGTTGTTTctcagttttaattttaatttcgaaatcaaattagttttttcaaaattttactgataaaagaaaaaggaatgcaAATAAGACAACAAAACAAAATTGTATAAAGGAAAAAATGGTCATCTCCTATAGTCAACCTGAGCTTTTTTATTCCATAAAAGTGTGCCTAAATCATTTCGAAGAAAGTTCTTATAGTTTTCATCTTATAAATTGTTTATCTTCCAAAATCTTGGGATTCAAAACTTTTATCCAAAATGTACACTACAAATAATCTTATCcttactccttagcatatttgagTGTGTGTTACTAAAATGTGTATTTGTAAGTTATTTCTCAACTCTAAAAGGGGTTACAAAGTTCTTTCGTCTTAATAAAAGTTACTTTTAACAAGTAAGAATCTTACTTCACCACGCCTTATCTTCGAGTGGAGAATTTTATACTAGAAGATACGGATGAAGGATTCTTACTCAACCTGTCATTATTTCTagcatctaaattagtatctAAGTTCATACCAAATCCTATGTCAGAACTTGAGCCAAATTTGTCTAAATCTCTCAACTCTGTCATTGAGAATGTGAAATTTAACAAGGCAtactagaagaagaagatgactATCCCTGAACTAGTACAAGTACAAGAATCCAACCCAGATGCTAAGAATGAGGTAACAATTTCTAATTTTGCATTACAAGTTCAAACTCAATTTCATGTAGATGATGAGAGCCTAGACCTTTCTATTACTATTAGGAAAGGAACCAGAGAGTGCAAAAAACGACCTTTATATCCTCTTGCACACTTCCTTGTGCAATCCTatcatttaaataattattttgaccATCACATAGAGCCTTCTTAGTTATCTAAACACCACCTACCACCTTATCCGAGGCTTTATCAAATGAGAAATAGAAACAAGCTATGAATGAAAAAACAGAAGCATTAGAGAAAAACAAAACGTGGGCATTGGTGAAGTTGCTATAGAAAAAAACTTATAGGTTGTAACTTGTAAATGGGTTTATCCAACGAAAGACTGGTAGCCAAGGGAATCAGCAACATCCAAGGCTACTTAAGGATATCCCTAACCTTGAGGCTTACAATATATCCTCAATCAGTTAGGGAAGTAGGATACTATTTACAACTCAATCCGTGTAGATGAAGTGAGGTTTATCCGAAATTAGGCATTTGACTAGGCATGTAGATCAAGCAATTTCAGATTTTCCAAATTCTCTACAGACCTAAGATACAAACTTACAAGCACATCGAGTGCATTAGGAATGTCCAGCAAGCATCGCACAGATAATCAAGGATTAAACATCGCTGACTAATTGCAGCAGTAAACATATATAACATAAATATTTGACACAATATGACCTCTTTTCTACCGGAAGATGGCGAGCAAGAAGGCATTTCTGGGTATAAAAGGCTAAGGACATGCAATTCAATTAGGGCAACAGTTGGGCAATATTACCTGCGCCGCATGAACAAAGGCTGGTAGTGGGTTGCCCTTGTTATATGTAGCAAGCACGATGTCTTCCAGTCCCTTCCCATCCAGGTCCGTCCCTGCAATGAGATTGTTGAGGCGAACAACATGGGCCCGGTGATGCCCTCCCCAATGCAACTCCAATGTCTGCCGCGTCATGTGCGGTTCTAAGCAATCCTACGACGATGACAACAATAACAAGCATCAAAAATGAACTACAAGCCGAAGTATAAAAGGGAAGGAAGTAGTTTAAGTTCGTGTACCAAAGAGTAAGGCAGGGGCTTCAGTTCCAATTGGGCGACGATGGCGGCGTGCCTCGGGAGGCGTGTCCCGACTGTTTCCGTCTGCATTCCATGAAATTATGCTCCtcataaaccaaagaagaaggaaacGAGAAGAAAAAAAAGGGTTTTTTTTTGCCGAATGATGCAGAGGGAGGGTGAGGAAGGAGCATTGGACCTTGATTCCACGCGTTTTATTCCTCCATGCCCCGCTAAATGGAGATATCGGTGGAGGCGGCGTGCTCGTCCTGAATGCACCATAGCTAGCAAAGCTAGTAACCTGATGCTGCATCGTCCCTTCAGCGCGTTATCTCCCGGCTGCTTCCTTCCTTCCTTATCTGTGACTGCGTATAGTCCCAAATGTGGcaacttatattttaaaagtcAAATTAAACCTGCTTAAAATGGTTAATTCAAATAGAACTaaaaaacataataataataataagaagaagaagaagaagaagaaggaaaaaagaagACTAAATAACTTTAAGCTCTAAAGTTTTTATCAACTACTAATTTGCcccttatttaaaaaaatagcaTTTAATCCCCTTAATATgtaatcaaaagaaaaaaaaaaagtaaaggaCTACTTTGCTAATCTAAATTCAAattctaaatattaaaattattctgATTTGAACACTTACTAAAAATAACTTTATACTTCTTAAAAAAATCCTCTAAAATGATTAAAAGTTTAACCTTAATCAAATCTGATAAAAATTATAGttgtttctgaaaaaaaaaatttaaattcatacatgaattagcataaataataaaaaaataacaactcTGAAAAGAATAATCATCCAAAAACTTATTCCATCGTCTTCACCAAACTAAAAAAATCAGAATTttaaattgataaattaaaattaaatgaagatAGAATAAAGTTCATTATTAAAAATCTCTTCCTCATTATCAAAtgtaaagaataataaaatataagtGAAGTGTTAAATTACACCAATACACACGTCAAAGACTTTACAAAATAAGAAAGGAAGTTTATAGGTTGTTGTGACTACCAGATTTGGGTTCAAACATCTTAATAATCATATAAACCCAAAACTAATAACATCTAATAGATGTTAGCTACTATTTGCATCTAAAAAAATGATGGATATGAGTTTTTATGATGAATAGATGAAATAGAAGAAGAACAAGATTTTAATAATTTCACCTTCTAGAAAGTTAAGATTAAGCTTTCAACATACATgtgggatttttttttatttttattctaaaaATTTAGGGTTACTTTTTCAATAAAAGTATTTTAGTCaaataattttaacatttaaaATTAGGATTTAGTCAGTAATAAGTTATTTTTGATCATTtgctaatttttttctttttactttaaatttattttttaaatatagaaaGGTAAACGGCTAGTCCATAGAAAATACGGCTAGTCCATAGAAAATACATGGACTTAAAGTTATTTACCTAATAATACTTCATAAAATAATTAAACTGTGTAATTTTTAGAAGTAGCAAAAAGTaatgaaaattttacaaaaagggGCATtcaacttttgaaaattttcaaagttgtatAAGACTTGGGTTGTTTACCAAAGAAAGCAGCAACCTTTAATCTTTTTCATCCGGATTTAAAAATTTACATAAAAAAAGAAACggcaaaagtaaaaataaaaaaaacgtccatcatttataaaattatcaaaatggcATTTCATCCCTAACTAAAGTCAATATATTTTTATTCTCTAATCATTCGGTCACGGAAAAACTACatattaatttttacaatatGTAAAAATTATATGCTAACTTTACATGATACATCGTCATctgataatatttatttaaaatataatgagTAACGTAGAATATTCATtagttattaatattattttaattaaattattatctaaaaaagtaaaatcaaaatgatataaaatcaTTATTATAGAAGCTAATAACtagtttctgttagttagagctctagagtcaatcatttgatgattgtatcatGGACTtgctgtatcatattcttatataaataaagacatttgttatGGTtagtatacttacttgtattggtgccaaataaattaagtataatagcgtccttgagtagaaggttctcacctatatcaattggttagttgaaccgatagtgagatgatatagtgaacattactcttaatcattcctggtcgagtattaacattcagggacaatattaatgcaataagactagcatgtaggtcaactcgatgacttgatctcacaagtcatggatatagagatatcaagttgacacatgggtatgcattggagaatgtatactgaatgacctaccatgagaaagtatcatggatcgttatatgagtgtcatatactttctcatgtggctattagtatgactactagtccttggacctgaagtcaccatggatccctacataaggagttatgtactttggtttcgtcaaacgtcactcgtaactgggtgaactataaaggcgattactgggtatgtaacgaattatgcagagggatgtgagtgatgtagatgagatctatccctcctatatgacgggagagacatcgatattcttgatagagtgagaccacgaagtcaatatgagatattgagctcatttgatttagtgagtctacttggagatcacgatttagattggtcagaggatgacacggtctatgtctcacactgatcaatctagatgtctaggatagaatgacacttgtcatatattgtgaggagtcacaattagtagtcacaaggtgatgttggatctcaacattcttgtaacttgggtagtaatgatgtgttgctagataccgctcattacttatgctcctaaatgggtttaggggcattgccaacgttacaagaacctatagggtcacacactaaggacaattagatggagattaggttcatatgatgaaccaagaggattatattcatttgatgaatcaaattggattaagagtaatcctaattgggctaattgagttggactcaagttgattcatgtgttcaatgagtctaatttagattatgactcattgaatcaatttaattaaatgaattagattcattatattaagttggcttgaatcaaatgattagattagatcaaccataagagagatttggtcaattttgacttgacttgagaaggaagatgaaaggtcaattttgacttgaccatttgccacctcatttgtgagttggcaataaGAGGACTAATgctgatgtgccacatcatcaagactagcacatgtgtgtgccacatcatggaggttacaaacctctttcccatttaatgtggccggccacattaattgtaaaggagttacaattgtggccgaccacacaaagTGAatgtggaatgaatttttcattcaattgattCATTCAACTCATTTTcttcctagagctctctcttcttgctctccctcctctcttggccgagcaccctaggtgctagcacacctttgtttggtcccctccatCTAATTTTGTTCGTGTTGATACTtttagagggttgtctactttgacaatcttgatatccggcaaaccgttggactagcgggatagcgaagggcatcgcatcgagggtaacgctcttatatagtgtagatctagactttataaactcgtactcgtattttgttttatttttccttcgcacggatccggtgaccgggggttttggggtttccgcgacgcgaaaaagcggttttcgcggcccgaataacccaacagtggtatcagagtcacgtgcaaagacttgtacgagtttagtttgtatttttatgaaaaatatagattctgtaacattctgtaattttatgatttttagagtttttatgggtatttttctcgtagaagcgaagcacaagtgtttcgacacttgtaggcttcgactaccgagaagttttttccgaaacggcaaggtttcgccctaaaactttttgggacagcgggctaaggcgctgtaggatcgcttagggacactcgcgatggttagatcgcgggtaggggcactgcccctggcccggcaaggggattcgttccgtaattgcgcccgaaaaccgctaaacgggaccgccgagaaattttactcgtaaaaattagtattaaaattacagaaaattatggaaattacataatttagaattatgtataatttgtgatagtcatggcccaaaaagacccaatctaattggatttgtgttgtaattcatattacggcctgcgcgccgtcatttgtgttgtgtgtgctgtatatttgatacacgacctgcgcgtcgtgcctttctccatttattcttgttgtaaattagtttagactcgaatgtaactcgagtttcaaaattgtaatgtataaaattggagtcgtggaaggtccactcgagacggagttacgaggagggcgcgagcaacacaaggtggtcaaagggaggagcttgagaagttgttgaccctaggttgaccatccgatcttctcattggcttgagaagatcgtagtagggccatgactaatcacaaattaatttaattaattgcttgtgtgtatgtgatgcatgattagtaattaattagtgcctaacgattagattagatctaaatcgtgtacaaaatgcaccctctcgattagattatatctcaatcgcatcaactctaatgcctaccgtgccgtaatacctatcactaccttgattacatgtgttgttgaatctgccaaagcagagcaacacatattatcttggtagggtacggagagacaatcttggtcccgcttatcaacgcatgggcgagtacaaactcaattagattgagtattcctagttaattcggttggatcgagtacaactatagacattcttccaatggttggaaagataggacataatcacatttattttaattcttgggcgtattagccaaatctaactcaagttttaatataactgtggataatgatcctataaacaagagttgcatagagatgtaattggtaaatcattacctaccaatcatactaagtcttgggcgatttaaccaaagctaactcaaggcgtagtatgatgtggatcttgtcccacatgaattatagaatttagtgggagcatcatttagttaaaggcctaattaaatgatttaaaagaatatgatatttattttctgtatttttctgttgtagataaccatgacgtcaaacacgaacactttctctctgcgttctgtccttgagaatgacaagctcaacggagaaaatttcctggactggtacaggaacttgagaatagttctcacccaggaatgtaaattgtacgttctggagcagcccattccggaggctcctcctgccaatgccacgcgagctgacaaagatgcttataagaagcatcaagatgacgcattagatgtgtcctgtctaatgctcgcgaccatgaactctgagcttcagaagcaacacgagttgatgggcgcttacgatatggttgaacatcttcgtcaactgtatcaaggacaagcgaggcatgagagatttaagatctcaagggcactatttcagtgcaagatgtcagatggggctcccgtaggcccatatgtactcaaaatgattgggtacatagaaaacctacagaggttggggttcccgcttggccaagagctggccactgacctgatcttgcaatccttgccggatagctatagtcaattcgttctaaactacaatatgaacgaaattgacaagtcactgcccgagctgcttagcatgttgagaactgctgagctgaaccttaagaaggcaaagccccactctgttctgatggttcagaaacataagggcaagggcaagcccaaaggcaaaggaaagtcccaagccacgggcaaaggcaaggcactgaagcctaaaggagggatcgccaaggatgctacctgcttccactgcggtcagaccggacactggaagaggaactgcaaggtgtacctggaagatcttaagaagaagcaaagtgagacttccacttaaggtatatatgttatagaagtcaatctatctatttcttcatcatgggtattagataccggatgtgcttctcacatttgtactaatgtgcaagcgctgagaaatagcagggcattggcgaagggcgaggtggacctacgagtaggcaatggagcatgggttgctgctgttgctgtagggacttattttctatctctaccctctgggcttgtattagagttgaatgattgttgttatgtgcctgcattaactaagaacataatttcagtttcttgtttggacaagaaaggtttctcttttataattaaggacaaatgttgttctgtttatttaaaagatatgttctattgtagtgcacctctgatgaacggactctacattctagatcttgaaagccctatctataacataaataccaagaggttcaagtcaaatgacctgaaccaaacctatctctggcactgtcgcttaggtcatataaatgacaagcgcttatcccagctccataaggatggtttgctggactcatttgattttgaatcttatgagacgtgcgagtcatgcctactaggcaagatgacaagactccctttagtggacacagcgaaagagcgactgatttgttaggacttatacatagtgatgtatgtgaccctttcaatgtcgctgctagaggcggttataggtacttcatcacatttactgatgacttcagtagacatggttatgtgtacttgataacacataagtctgaatcctttgaaaagttcaaagaattcaagaatgaattacagaaccagcttggcaagagtattaagatacttcgatcagatcgaggtggagaataccttagccatgagtttcgtgactatctagctgagtgtgggattctatcccaactcactcctcctgggacaccacagtggaatggtgtatccgaaaggatgaatcgtaccctattagatatggtacgatctatgatgagtcacacagatcttacgacattcctttggggctatgctctagacacggcagcttttttactcaaccaagttccatccaaggccgtgataaagacaccatataggatatggactcggagagatgcccaggtgtctttcatgaggatttggggttgtgaggcttacgttcgacgtcaagtctcagacaagttaggactcaaatccgacaagtgctactttattggatatcccaagaaaactaagggatattacttctacattcccagtcagcacaaggtagttgtggcaaagactggggggtctttctagaaagagacttttttctagaaagactagtgggagtacgttcgatcttgaagaaattcaagatgtggaccataacactgaagcctcgatggaagttgaactagaaccacaaagtgttgtggatgatgttgttccaaaaagagttgagaaacaacaatcagttcaagtagacatacctcttcgcaggtctgatagggtacgtcgtcagcctaagagatattcatttctcttgtctgaccatgatgacgttgtgctcatagaggatgagcctaccacctatcaggaagctgtgatgagacaagattccgagaaatggctagaggccatgagatccgaaatggaatccatgtacaccaaccaagtatggactttggttgatccacctgaaggggtaaaactcattgggtgtaagtgggtctttaagagaaagactgacatggatggacttatctataagggtctcttggtagctaaaggtttcaagcaaattcatggtattgactatgatgaaaccttttctccagtagcgatgtttaagtttattcggatcatgcttgctattgcagcataccatgactatgagatatggcagatggatgtcaaaaccacgtttctgaatggaaacctactcgaggatgtgtgcatgacacaacctgagggttttgtagatccacagcatactagcagagtatgcaagttgcataggttcatttatggactaaagcaagcttctcggagctggaatctttgattcgatgatgcaatcaaacagtttggtttcatcaagaatgaagatgaaccttgtgtctgcaagaaggttataggggatatagttgtcttcctcatattgtatgtggatgacatactactcattgggaaagacatccctttgctacagtctgtcaagacttggctagggacatgtttctcaatgaaggacttaggtgaggcatcccgcattctagggatacagatctatagagatagatctaagagattgcttggcctaagtcagagtacatatattgacaaggtactccttcggtttgccatgcagaactccaagaagggatttctgccgatgttacatggcatgagtctttcgaagactcaaggtccctcttctagagaggagagagaccgtatggatcagatcccttatgcttcagccataggatctatcatgtacgtcatgctatgtactcgtcctgatatctcgtatgctttgagcatgatgagtagataccaatcagatccaggtgaaagtcactgaatagcggtcaaaaatattcttaagtacttaagaaggactaaagaatatttcttgatatatggaggcaatgacgagctagttgtaaaaggttacagtgatgctagcttccagaccgaccaggatgattaccgatcgcagtcagggttcgtattttgcattaatggtggtgctgtgagctggaagagttcgaagcaggacacagtcgctaattctacgacagaggccgagtacattgctgcatcagaggcagcaaaggaggcagtttggatccgcaagttcatcactgaacttggggtggttcctagtatcgttgACCCTATTGAACTCTAtagtgacaacaatggagctatagcacaggcgaaggaacctcgctcacaccagcggatcaaacacatactacggcgcttccatctcattcgagagattatcgagagaggagatgtgaaaa contains:
- the LOC122022391 gene encoding superoxide dismutase [Fe], chloroplastic-like yields the protein MQHQVTSFASYGAFRTSTPPPPISPFSGAWRNKTRGIKTETVGTRLPRHAAIVAQLELKPLPYSLDCLEPHMTRQTLELHWGGHHRAHVVRLNNLIAGTDLDGKGLEDIVLATYNKGNPLPAFVHAAQVWNHDFFWQSIKPNGGGHPSGKLMELIERDFGSFNTMLENFKQAAVTQFGSGWAWLAYKANKLDVGNAVNPCPSEKDNRLVVLKSPNAINPLIWNYAPLLAVDVWEHAYYLDYENRRADFVSVFVEKLVSWEVVSHRLRIAMEQAAERAREETREDDDEEATRSDAVEMYLDSEGDDSETE